A genomic region of Candidatus Marimicrobium litorale contains the following coding sequences:
- a CDS encoding sulfatase-like hydrolase/transferase: MRWIGGVTLTFVAILGIGWIFRAEFVLFGVALMKSVVTEVGPTIEIEWSTGADSQGLTAVKGPVDRPPNIVLIVADDMGWNDISMNGANPTVQTPHIDALAAEGVIFSQGYAAHASCAPSRAALMSGRYGTRFGFEFTPTPPGFEPVVGMLSDMMDRPLQPPAFTNPQADSLDSLEFGGLGMPPSEITLAELLADQGYHTAHIGKWHLGEENGMAPHDQGFAESILMASGLYGRLDDEDVIQARQEFDPIDRFLWRVLDFAASFNGGPWFEPPKYLTDYYTDEAVKVIEANKDRPFLLYLAHWAPHTPLQASREDYEALSHIELHRERVYAAMIRALDRGVGRVMEALKTNGLDDNTLVIFTSDNGGAGYIGLPDINAPYRGWKSTLFEGGIRVPFLARWPAKLPAGVAYDAPVHHVDIYATAAAAASVDLPADRIMDGVDLMPYVTPSVTGSKPMDSPHEYLFFSGGAAQAVRDERWKLVVSAPPAPARTPQPPRKEWLFDLTAEGERVDLLAKHPQVASRLRGVLQTHQEAQAEPLWPWITTKATNIDRDLSQEDQPEDEFAYMSN; encoded by the coding sequence ATGAGGTGGATTGGCGGAGTTACTCTGACGTTTGTGGCGATTCTGGGCATAGGCTGGATATTCCGGGCCGAGTTCGTACTGTTCGGCGTTGCACTGATGAAGTCAGTGGTGACCGAAGTCGGCCCAACCATCGAGATTGAGTGGTCCACTGGCGCAGATAGCCAGGGCCTTACCGCTGTCAAAGGGCCGGTAGACCGTCCACCCAACATCGTTCTGATTGTCGCCGACGATATGGGGTGGAACGATATCTCGATGAACGGTGCGAACCCTACTGTCCAGACACCCCATATTGACGCGCTCGCAGCGGAGGGTGTCATTTTTTCCCAGGGTTACGCCGCTCACGCGAGCTGCGCACCGTCGCGGGCCGCGCTCATGTCGGGCCGCTACGGGACTCGCTTCGGCTTCGAGTTCACTCCCACCCCACCGGGATTCGAGCCGGTTGTTGGTATGCTCAGCGACATGATGGATCGGCCATTGCAACCGCCAGCGTTCACTAATCCGCAAGCCGATAGCCTCGACAGCCTCGAATTCGGCGGCTTGGGCATGCCCCCGTCAGAAATCACCCTGGCGGAACTGCTGGCCGATCAGGGATATCACACGGCTCACATAGGCAAGTGGCACCTCGGCGAGGAGAATGGGATGGCCCCACATGATCAGGGCTTTGCCGAGAGCATCCTGATGGCCAGTGGTCTGTACGGACGCCTGGATGATGAGGACGTTATTCAAGCGAGGCAGGAGTTCGATCCCATAGACCGCTTTCTGTGGCGGGTGCTGGACTTCGCAGCGAGCTTCAATGGAGGCCCCTGGTTCGAACCGCCGAAATACCTGACGGACTACTACACGGATGAAGCAGTGAAGGTGATCGAAGCGAACAAGGATCGCCCCTTTTTGCTGTATCTGGCTCACTGGGCGCCACACACACCGTTACAGGCGTCACGCGAAGACTACGAAGCGCTTTCGCATATCGAGCTCCATCGGGAACGGGTCTATGCAGCGATGATCCGCGCGCTGGACCGGGGTGTTGGTCGGGTCATGGAGGCACTCAAAACCAATGGCCTGGATGACAATACCCTGGTGATATTCACCTCGGACAACGGTGGCGCGGGTTACATTGGCTTGCCGGACATTAATGCCCCTTATCGAGGGTGGAAGTCTACCCTGTTCGAAGGCGGCATCCGGGTCCCGTTCTTGGCCCGTTGGCCGGCGAAACTACCGGCCGGTGTTGCCTACGATGCCCCCGTTCACCACGTCGATATTTACGCCACTGCGGCTGCGGCAGCATCCGTGGATCTGCCGGCTGACCGCATCATGGACGGCGTCGATCTGATGCCTTATGTGACGCCTTCTGTGACAGGCAGCAAGCCCATGGACTCGCCGCATGAGTATCTGTTCTTCAGTGGCGGCGCGGCTCAGGCAGTAAGGGATGAGCGATGGAAGCTGGTGGTCAGCGCGCCTCCCGCCCCCGCACGCACGCCGCAGCCGCCTCGTAAAGAGTGGTTATTCGATCTCACCGCAGAAGGCGAGCGGGTTGACCTTCTGGCCAAGCATCCACAGGTGGCAAGTCGATTGAGAGGTGTACTTCAAACCCACCAAGAGGCGCAGGCTGAACCGCTCTGGCCCTGGATAACCACCAAGGCCACCAACATAGATCGGGACCTGTCCCAGGAAGATCAGCCGGAAGACGAGTTCGCCTACATGTCGAACTGA